Proteins from one Telopea speciosissima isolate NSW1024214 ecotype Mountain lineage chromosome 1, Tspe_v1, whole genome shotgun sequence genomic window:
- the LOC122638966 gene encoding glucan endo-1,3-beta-glucosidase 11-like, whose product MEIINRFRSSSLFVLISGFVLPLLVASVGINYGQIANNLPSPQNVVPLLRSIGVSKVKLYDADPRVLCAFANTGVEFIVSLGNEYLEKMRDSEKARVWVKTNVQSYLPATKITCITVGNEVLTFNDTSLTEHLLPAMQSIHDALVSLGLDKQVSVTTAHSLAVLETSYPPSAGAFRRDLTEYISPILNFHMKTCSPFLINAYPYFAYRANPKQVSLDYVLFQPNPGVVDPGSNLRYDNMLFAQIDAVYAALASLGCKKLPVQISETGWPSKGDEDEAGATPENAKKYNGNLMKLVAQKKGTPSKPNSDLNIYFFALFNENMKPGPTSERNFGLFKPDGTPSYEFALASTNGSGNSNGTAGNGDGSGGYSASMPSPADSSNGYLSISSATVKIFLSHRCCCDLWVVELVNTFPLKY is encoded by the exons ATGGAGATTATTAATAGGTTTCGCTCCTCATCTCTCTTTGTTCTCATCTCAG GTTTTGTACTTCCTTTACTGGTTGCTTCCGTCGGCATCAACTACGGTCAGATCGCTAACAATCTCCCCTCGCCGCAAAATGTCGTTCCCCTGCTCCGCTCCATCGGGGTCAGTAAAGTAAAGCTTTACGACGCAGATCCCCGAGTACTTTGTGCCTTCGCCAACACCGGTGTCGAATTCATTGTGTCCCTGGGAAATGAAtacttggagaagatgagggattCGGAAAAAGCTCGAGTCTGGGTGAAAACGAACGTTCAATCATACTTGCCTGCAACCAAAATAACTTGCATCACCGTGGGGAACGAGGTTCTAACGTTTAACGACACATCTTTAACGGAGCACCTCCTCCCTGCAATGCAGAGCATCCACGACGCCCTCGTAAGCCTAGGCTTAGACAAGCAGGTCAGTGTCACAACTGCGCACTCATTAGCGGTGCTGGAGACCTCCTATCCGCCGTCCGCCGGAGCTTTCCGCCGAGATCTGACGGAATACATCTCGCCCATCTTGAACTTCCACATGAAAACGTGTTCCCCCTTCCTCATCAACGCATATCCATACTTCGCGTACAGGGCGAACCCGAAACAGGTCTCCCTGGACTATGTTCTATTCCAGCCAAACCCAGGAGTTGTGGATCCCGGCTCTAACCTCCGGTACGATAATATGCTGTTCGCTCAGATAGACGCCGTGTATGCTGCGTTGGCGTCGCTAGGATGCAAGAAATTGCCGGTTCAGATTTCTGAGACTGGTTGGCCGTCCAAGGGTGACGAGGACGAAGCCGGCGCGACCCCCGAGAACGCGAAGAAATACAACGGGAATCTGATGAAGCTGGTCGCTCAGAAGAAGGGAACGCCATCGAAGCCAAATTCTGATTTGAATATATACTTCTTTGCGCTGTTTAACGAAAACATGAAGCCGGGACCGACATCGGAGAGGAATTTCGGACTGTTTAAGCCCGATGGGACGCCGTCGTATGAGTTTGCACTCGCCAGTACTAATGGAAGTGGTAACAGCAATGGCACAGCCGGTAACGGTGATGGCAGCGGCGGATATTCCGCAAGTATGCCTTCGCCGGCAGATTCATCAAATGGTTACTTGTCTATCTCTTCTGCCACGGTGA AGATCTTCTTATCTCATCGGTGCTGCTGCGATTTGTGGGTGGTTGAGCTCGTCAATACTTTTCCTTTGAAGTATTGA